In Dama dama isolate Ldn47 chromosome 9, ASM3311817v1, whole genome shotgun sequence, the following proteins share a genomic window:
- the GFRA3 gene encoding GDNF family receptor alpha-3 isoform X2, protein MARPRNPRPLPPVLLLLLPLLLLRAGHHLPTEGRLTNSCIQARRKCQANPTCNATYHYLNSCASSISTSSPAEEPLVPEDCMEAAQQLRNSSLMSCTCHRRMKNQATCLDIYWTIHPARSLGDYELDVSPYEDTVTRKPWKMNLSKLNMLIPDSDLCLKFAMLCTLNDKCDRLRKAYGEACSGSRCQRHTCQRQLRAFFEKASEPHSQGLLLCPCAPTDQGCGQRRRNTIAPSCALPSEAPNCLELRHVCVSDPLCRSRLADFQTHCHPMDILGTCATEQSRCLRAYMGLIGTALTPNFVSNINASVALSCTCRGSGNMQEECERLEESFSHNPCLKQKPCSEATALGAHSFLLYSYLDSALEPLVAGLPQGPSSPLPHQLTCCLQWVRKGQHREGGSVYHVATLTCVQSTPDEVMVEAD, encoded by the exons ATGGCGCGCCCGCGGAACCCGCGACCTTTGCCGCCTGTGCTCCTGctcctgctgccgctgctgctgctccgAGCTG GGCACCACCTCCCCACAGAAGGCCGACTCACAAACAGCTGTATCCAGGCCAGGAGGAAGTGCCAGGCCAATCCCACTTGCAATGCTACCTACCACTACCTGAATTCCTGTGCCTCGAGTATAAGCACCTCATCACCTGCAGAGGAGCCTTTGGTCCCTGAGGACTGCATGGAGGCAGCACAGCAACTCAGGAATAGCTCTCTGATGAGCTGTACATGCCATCGGCGCATGAAGAACCAAGCTACCTGCCTGGACATCTACTGGACCATTCATCCTGCCCGCAGCCTTG GTGACTATGAGCTGGATGTCTCTCCCTATGAAGACACAGTGACTAGAAAACCCTGGAAAATGAATCTCAGCAAACTGAACATGCTCATACCAG ACTCGGACCTCTGCCTCAAGTTCGCCATGCTGTGCACTCTTAATGACAAGTGTGACCGGCTGCGCAAGGCGTACGGGGAGGCGTGCTCCGGGTCCCGCTGCCAGCGCCACACTTGCCAAAGGCAGCTGCGCGCCTTCTTTGAGAAGGCCTCAGAGCCTCACTCTCAGGGCCTGCTGCTGTGCCCGTGCGCGCCCACCGACCAGGGCTGCGGGCAGCGGCGGCGCAACACCATCGCCCCCAGCTGCGCGCTGCCTTCGGAGGCCCCCAACTGCCTGGAGCTTCGGCACGTCTGCGTGTCCGACCCGCTGTGCAG ATCGCGTCTGGCAGATTTTCAGACGCACTGCCATCCAATGGACATCCTAGGGACCTGTGCAACAGAGCAGTCCAGATGTCTGCGAGCATACATGGGGCTGATTG GGACTGCTCTGACTCCCAATTTTGTCAGCAATATCAATGCCAGTGTTGCCTTAAGCTGCACCTGCCGAGGCAGTGGCAATATGCAAGAGGAGTGTGAGCGGCTGGAAGAGTCCTTCTCCCACAACCCCTGCCTCA AACAAAAACCTTGCTCTGAGGCCACAGCCTTGGGTGCCCACTCTTTTCTCCTGTACTCTTACCTTGATTCTGCTCTCGAGCCTCTGGTAGCTGGACTTCCTCAGGGGCCTTCTTCCCCTCTGCCACACCAGCTGACCTGCTGCCTGCAATGGGTGAGGAAGGGACAGCATCGGGAAGGAGGTTCAGTCTACCACGTGGCAACCCTGACCTGTGTCCAGTCAACTCCAGATGAGGTCATGGTAGAAGCTGACTAG
- the GFRA3 gene encoding GDNF family receptor alpha-3 isoform X3 — MARPRNPRPLPPVLLLLLPLLLLRAGHHLPTEGRLTNSCIQARRKCQANPTCNATYHYLNSCASSISTSSPAEEPLVPEDCMEAAQQLRNSSLMSCTCHRRMKNQATCLDIYWTIHPARSLGDYELDVSPYEDTVTRKPWKMNLSKLNMLIPDSDLCLKFAMLCTLNDKCDRLRKAYGEACSGSRCQRHTCQRQLRAFFEKASEPHSQGLLLCPCAPTDQGCGQRRRNTIAPSCALPSEAPNCLELRHVCVSDPLCRSRLADFQTHCHPMDILGTCATEQSRCLRAYMGLIGTALTPNFVSNINASVALSCTCRGSGNMQEECERLEESFSHNPCLMEAISAKMRFHSQLFSRDWAASTFSVMERQNKNLALRPQPWVPTLFSCTLTLILLSSLW; from the exons ATGGCGCGCCCGCGGAACCCGCGACCTTTGCCGCCTGTGCTCCTGctcctgctgccgctgctgctgctccgAGCTG GGCACCACCTCCCCACAGAAGGCCGACTCACAAACAGCTGTATCCAGGCCAGGAGGAAGTGCCAGGCCAATCCCACTTGCAATGCTACCTACCACTACCTGAATTCCTGTGCCTCGAGTATAAGCACCTCATCACCTGCAGAGGAGCCTTTGGTCCCTGAGGACTGCATGGAGGCAGCACAGCAACTCAGGAATAGCTCTCTGATGAGCTGTACATGCCATCGGCGCATGAAGAACCAAGCTACCTGCCTGGACATCTACTGGACCATTCATCCTGCCCGCAGCCTTG GTGACTATGAGCTGGATGTCTCTCCCTATGAAGACACAGTGACTAGAAAACCCTGGAAAATGAATCTCAGCAAACTGAACATGCTCATACCAG ACTCGGACCTCTGCCTCAAGTTCGCCATGCTGTGCACTCTTAATGACAAGTGTGACCGGCTGCGCAAGGCGTACGGGGAGGCGTGCTCCGGGTCCCGCTGCCAGCGCCACACTTGCCAAAGGCAGCTGCGCGCCTTCTTTGAGAAGGCCTCAGAGCCTCACTCTCAGGGCCTGCTGCTGTGCCCGTGCGCGCCCACCGACCAGGGCTGCGGGCAGCGGCGGCGCAACACCATCGCCCCCAGCTGCGCGCTGCCTTCGGAGGCCCCCAACTGCCTGGAGCTTCGGCACGTCTGCGTGTCCGACCCGCTGTGCAG ATCGCGTCTGGCAGATTTTCAGACGCACTGCCATCCAATGGACATCCTAGGGACCTGTGCAACAGAGCAGTCCAGATGTCTGCGAGCATACATGGGGCTGATTG GGACTGCTCTGACTCCCAATTTTGTCAGCAATATCAATGCCAGTGTTGCCTTAAGCTGCACCTGCCGAGGCAGTGGCAATATGCAAGAGGAGTGTGAGCGGCTGGAAGAGTCCTTCTCCCACAACCCCTGCCTCA tGGAGGCCATTTCAGCTAAGATGCGTTTTCACAGCCAACTCTTCTCCCGGGACTGGGCAGCCTCTACCTTTTCGGTGATGGAACGCCAG AACAAAAACCTTGCTCTGAGGCCACAGCCTTGGGTGCCCACTCTTTTCTCCTGTACTCTTACCTTGATTCTGCTCTCGAGCCTCTGGTAG